A single region of the Lineus longissimus chromosome 14, tnLinLong1.2, whole genome shotgun sequence genome encodes:
- the LOC135499099 gene encoding complement C1q tumor necrosis factor-related protein 3-like: MTTRRLASILLLAAVLLVDANKHGRQQRETAAKDANQGTCQQCQCGPGPPGPAGPAGMPGNHGNNGNNGASGAPGVPGEKGDKGAEGLKGKRGSRGEPGTPAKSPTKIAFSVQRNLTYGKFGYDFDISYDHVITNVGEAFSSYTSHVTAPVDGIYVFMFNTLGGNGNTLVSLMVNGNKRASAWGYHTDKNPYPNAGNQIVLQLLRDDRVWLKLAAGSTMNYGTKPSVLSFSGFLLFET, translated from the exons ATGACAACAcgaagactcgcatcgatcctGCTTTTGGCCGCTGTCCTTCTCGTCGATGCaaacaaacatggccgccagcaAAGAGAGACCGCCGCAAAAGACGCCAATCAGGGGACATGTCAGCAATGTCAGTGCGGACCCGGGCCACCAG GGCCCGCCGGTCCAGCTGGGATGCCCGGTAACCATGGTAATAATGGTAACAACGGGGCGTCCGGGGCCCCGGGGGTGCCCGGAGAGAAGGGCGACAAAGGGGCCGAAGGATTGAAAG GGAAGCGTGGCTCCAGAGGGGAGCCAGGAACCCCCGCCAAATCACCGACAAAGATCGCCTTCTCCGTCCAACGAAACCTGACGTACGGGAAATTCGGCTACGACTTTGACATCAGTTACGACCACGTCATCACGAATGTTGGCGAAGCCTTCAGTTCCTACACCAGCCACGTGACGGCGCCGGTCGACGGTATATACGTCTTCATGTTCAATACGCTCGGCGGGAACGGGAACACGTTGGTGTCGTTGATGGTCAACGGGAACAAGCGGGCGTCAGCCTGGGGGTACCACACGGACAAGAACCCGTACCCGAACGCGGGAAACCAGATCGTCCTTCAACTTCTCCGTGACGACCGGGTCTGGTTGAAGTTGGCTGCGGGTAGCACCATGAACTACGGCACCAAGCCCTCCGTTTTGAGTTTCAGCGGATTCTTGCTTTTTGAgacttaa